One part of the Streptomyces sp. AM 2-1-1 genome encodes these proteins:
- the sodX gene encoding nickel-type superoxide dismutase maturation protease → MTEAAREPGDGRPAGGRFQVVEVTGPSMVPTLYHGDRLLVRYGAPVRPGDVVILRHPFQQDLLLVKRATERRPGGWWVLADNTFAGGDSTVYGAVPEDLVLARAQLRFRPLRKDQRSALGVLGWATSALRPVSAVRSASRRLRAR, encoded by the coding sequence ATGACGGAAGCGGCGCGGGAGCCCGGGGACGGGCGGCCGGCCGGGGGGCGGTTCCAGGTGGTGGAGGTGACGGGGCCGTCGATGGTGCCGACGCTCTACCACGGCGACCGGCTGCTGGTGCGGTACGGGGCGCCGGTGCGTCCGGGGGACGTGGTCATCCTGCGCCATCCGTTCCAGCAGGACCTGCTGCTGGTGAAGCGCGCCACCGAGCGTCGCCCCGGCGGCTGGTGGGTGCTGGCAGACAACACCTTCGCCGGCGGCGACAGCACGGTGTACGGCGCGGTCCCGGAGGACCTCGTGCTGGCCCGGGCGCAGCTGCGGTTCCGGCCGCTGAGGAAGGATCAGCGTTCGGCGCTGGGGGTGCTGGGCTGGGCGACATCGGCGCTGCGGCCGGTGTCGGCGGTGCGGTCGGCCTCCAGGCGCTTGCGCGCCCGGTAG
- a CDS encoding CGNR zinc finger domain-containing protein: MELAYYSDYAVRLVNTEEPARNKDVLTSVDAVRDLFAGNSQAARRATDADVTRFRSVRGRLRSVFEAADEDDETLAVDLLNSLLLEFPVSPQISGHDTRDETGKPDWHMHLADHPSNATAGYAAIAAMGLAFHLTTHGVDRLGLCEAPPCRNAYLDTSTNRSRRYCSDRCATRANVAAYRARKRLEADRTADTGRSADVAQPSTPSAER; this comes from the coding sequence GTGGAACTGGCCTATTACTCGGACTACGCCGTCCGTCTGGTCAACACCGAGGAGCCGGCCCGGAACAAGGACGTGCTCACCTCGGTGGACGCCGTCCGCGACCTCTTCGCCGGCAACTCCCAGGCGGCCCGCCGGGCGACCGACGCCGACGTGACCCGCTTCCGTTCCGTACGGGGCCGGCTGCGGTCGGTCTTCGAGGCGGCCGACGAGGACGATGAGACCCTCGCCGTGGACCTGCTCAACTCCCTGCTGCTGGAGTTCCCCGTCAGCCCGCAGATCTCCGGCCACGACACCCGGGACGAGACCGGTAAGCCGGACTGGCACATGCACCTGGCGGACCACCCGTCCAACGCCACCGCCGGGTACGCCGCCATCGCCGCCATGGGGCTCGCCTTCCACCTCACCACGCACGGGGTGGACCGGCTGGGGCTGTGCGAGGCACCGCCGTGCCGCAACGCCTACCTGGACACCTCCACCAACCGGTCGCGGCGGTACTGCTCCGACCGCTGCGCGACCCGCGCCAACGTCGCCGCCTACCGGGCGCGCAAGCGCCTGGAGGCCGACCGCACCGCCGACACCGGCCGCAGCGCCGATGTCGCCCAGCCCAGCACCCCCAGCGCCGAACGCTGA
- a CDS encoding class I SAM-dependent methyltransferase, producing the protein MTEHVTSGTDWRSWQESWDRQQEWYMPDREERFRVMLDMVEALVGPEPRVLDLACGTGSITDRLLRRFPKATSTGVDLDPALLAIARGTFDGDDRVTFVTADLLDPTWPGKLPHASYDAVLTATALHWMHSGPLTTLYGQIGELVADGGVFMNADHMTDPATPRINAAERAHRHLGMDRAKAAGVLDWAEWWELAAKDPVLAGPTAERFAIYGEHADGDTPSAEWHARTLRASGFGEARAVWASPSDALVLAVK; encoded by the coding sequence ATGACGGAGCACGTGACGTCGGGCACCGACTGGCGGTCCTGGCAGGAGAGCTGGGACCGGCAGCAGGAGTGGTACATGCCGGACCGCGAAGAGCGGTTCCGGGTCATGCTCGACATGGTGGAGGCACTGGTCGGCCCCGAGCCGCGGGTGCTCGATCTCGCCTGCGGTACGGGAAGTATTACGGACCGGCTGCTCCGCAGGTTCCCGAAAGCCACCAGCACCGGCGTGGACCTCGATCCCGCGCTGCTCGCCATCGCCCGCGGCACCTTCGACGGCGACGACCGAGTCACCTTCGTCACCGCCGATCTCCTGGATCCCACCTGGCCCGGGAAGCTCCCCCACGCCTCGTACGACGCCGTGCTCACCGCCACGGCCCTGCACTGGATGCACTCCGGGCCGCTCACCACGCTCTACGGGCAGATCGGCGAACTCGTCGCGGACGGCGGGGTGTTCATGAACGCGGACCACATGACCGATCCCGCGACTCCCCGCATCAACGCGGCCGAGCGCGCGCACCGGCACCTCGGGATGGACCGCGCTAAGGCCGCCGGCGTGCTCGACTGGGCCGAGTGGTGGGAGCTCGCCGCGAAGGACCCCGTCCTCGCCGGGCCGACCGCCGAGCGGTTCGCGATCTACGGCGAGCACGCGGACGGCGACACCCCGTCGGCCGAGTGGCACGCCCGTACCCTGCGGGCCTCCGGCTTCGGCGAGGCGCGAGCGGTGTGGGCCTCGCCCTCGGACGCGCTGGTGCTCGCCGTCAAGTAG
- a CDS encoding amino acid ABC transporter ATP-binding protein produces the protein MTAMVKAEGVHKSFGAAHVLKGIDLEVAPREVFCLIGPSGSGKSTFLRCINHLERINAGRLSVDGELVGYREQGGKLYELKDSEVALRRRDIGMVFQRFNLFPHMTAIENVMEAPIQVRGESKAVARERAERLLDRVGLSDKAGNYPSQLSGGQQQRVAIARALAMEPKLMLFDEPTSALDPELVGDVLDVMRGLAEDGMTMVVVTHEMGFAREVGDTLVFMDDGVVVETGHPRDVLTNPQHERTKAFLSKVL, from the coding sequence ATGACCGCCATGGTGAAGGCCGAGGGCGTCCACAAGTCCTTCGGCGCCGCGCACGTCCTCAAGGGGATCGACCTGGAGGTCGCCCCCCGGGAGGTCTTCTGCCTGATCGGCCCCTCCGGCTCCGGCAAGTCGACGTTCCTGCGGTGCATCAACCACCTGGAGCGGATCAACGCCGGACGCCTCTCCGTCGACGGTGAACTCGTCGGCTACCGCGAGCAGGGCGGCAAGCTGTACGAGCTCAAGGACAGCGAAGTCGCCCTGCGGCGCCGGGACATCGGCATGGTCTTCCAGCGCTTCAACCTGTTCCCGCACATGACGGCCATCGAGAACGTCATGGAGGCGCCCATCCAGGTCCGGGGCGAGAGCAAGGCGGTCGCCCGGGAGCGCGCGGAGCGCCTGCTCGACCGGGTCGGCCTCTCCGACAAGGCCGGCAACTACCCCTCGCAGCTCTCCGGAGGACAGCAGCAGCGGGTGGCCATCGCCCGCGCGCTGGCCATGGAGCCGAAGCTGATGCTCTTCGACGAGCCCACCTCGGCGCTCGACCCGGAGCTGGTCGGTGACGTCCTGGACGTCATGCGCGGACTCGCCGAGGACGGCATGACGATGGTGGTCGTCACCCACGAGATGGGCTTCGCCCGCGAGGTCGGCGACACGCTCGTCTTCATGGACGACGGCGTGGTCGTCGAGACCGGCCACCCGAGGGACGTGCTGACCAACCCGCAGCACGAACGCACCAAGGCGTTCCTCTCCAAGGTGCTGTAG
- a CDS encoding amino acid ABC transporter permease, with the protein MTDTNTPGPADTPPAPAAGPEPIRAVPVRHYGRYLAAVVILGLLATLVYAFSQGKINWGAIPDYFFNDQILIGVRKTVVITVLAMIMGIVLGVVLAVMRLSKNPVTSSVAWGYIWFFRGTPVYVQLLVWFNLGLVFQYINLGPVYKDEWSNFMTPFLCALLGLGLNEAAYMAEICRAGLQSVDEGQTEAAHALGMSHGMTLRRIVVPQAMRVIVPPTGNEVINMLKTSSLAVAVQYGELLRSTQDVTQNSGAAVEMLFLAAIWYMVLTSVLSIGQYYLERHYARGSSRSLPPTPFQRIKANMSLSRPQGGVA; encoded by the coding sequence GTGACTGACACCAACACCCCCGGGCCGGCGGACACCCCGCCGGCCCCGGCGGCCGGGCCCGAGCCGATCAGGGCCGTCCCGGTACGCCACTACGGCCGTTACCTCGCGGCGGTCGTGATCCTCGGCCTGCTCGCCACGCTCGTCTACGCCTTCTCCCAGGGCAAGATCAACTGGGGCGCGATACCGGACTACTTCTTCAACGACCAGATACTCATCGGCGTCCGCAAGACCGTCGTCATCACGGTCCTCGCGATGATCATGGGCATCGTCCTCGGCGTCGTGCTCGCGGTCATGCGGCTCTCCAAGAACCCGGTGACCTCGTCCGTCGCCTGGGGCTACATCTGGTTCTTCCGGGGCACCCCGGTCTACGTACAGCTCCTGGTCTGGTTCAACCTGGGCCTGGTCTTCCAGTACATCAACCTCGGCCCCGTCTACAAGGACGAGTGGTCGAACTTCATGACCCCGTTCCTCTGCGCGCTCCTCGGCCTCGGACTCAACGAGGCCGCGTACATGGCGGAGATCTGCCGGGCCGGCCTCCAGTCCGTCGACGAGGGCCAGACCGAGGCGGCGCACGCGCTGGGCATGAGCCACGGCATGACCCTGCGCCGGATCGTCGTCCCGCAGGCGATGCGGGTGATCGTGCCGCCCACCGGCAACGAGGTCATCAACATGCTCAAGACCTCCTCGCTCGCGGTCGCCGTCCAGTACGGCGAACTGCTGCGGTCCACCCAGGACGTCACGCAGAACTCCGGTGCCGCGGTGGAGATGCTGTTCCTGGCGGCCATCTGGTACATGGTCCTCACCTCGGTGCTGAGCATCGGCCAGTACTACCTGGAGCGCCACTACGCACGAGGGTCGAGCCGCAGCCTGCCCCCCACCCCGTTCCAGCGGATCAAGGCCAACATGTCGCTCAGCCGGCCCCAGGGAGGCGTCGCATGA
- a CDS encoding ABC transporter substrate-binding protein, translating into MTARTTRRSPAMSRLAAVGSLAVAGALILTGCGDQTDSADDAATPAATTASAGASAPADLLPASIRSKGEIKVGSDIAYPPVEFKGEDGKVIGIDPDLGNALGKVLGVKFTFQNGTFDTLLTGLRSGRYDLAMSAMTDNKNRQDGVDPETNKKVGEGVDFVDYFTAGVSIYTRKGDDKGIATWADLCGKKMVVQRGTVSHDLAKTESAKCGSKGKIAIEAFDNDLEAQTRLRAGGADAGSSDFPVAAYAVKTSGGGKDFQLVGEQVEAAPYGIAIAKDNPELTKAIQAALAEIIKNGEYQKIITKWGVDAGAVTEAKLNGGS; encoded by the coding sequence ATGACCGCTCGCACCACCCGCCGTTCGCCCGCCATGTCCCGTCTGGCAGCGGTGGGCTCCCTCGCGGTCGCCGGCGCGCTGATCCTGACCGGCTGCGGCGACCAGACCGACAGCGCCGACGACGCGGCGACGCCGGCCGCCACCACCGCCTCCGCCGGCGCCTCCGCGCCCGCCGATCTCCTCCCCGCCTCCATCCGGTCGAAGGGCGAGATCAAGGTCGGCTCCGACATCGCCTACCCGCCCGTCGAGTTCAAGGGTGAGGACGGCAAGGTCATCGGCATCGACCCCGACCTCGGCAACGCGCTGGGCAAGGTGCTCGGAGTGAAGTTCACCTTCCAGAACGGCACGTTCGACACGCTGCTCACCGGCCTGCGCTCGGGCCGCTACGACCTGGCCATGTCGGCGATGACCGACAACAAGAACCGCCAGGACGGCGTGGACCCCGAGACGAACAAGAAGGTCGGCGAAGGCGTCGACTTCGTCGACTACTTCACCGCCGGCGTCTCCATCTACACCAGGAAGGGCGACGACAAGGGGATCGCCACCTGGGCCGACCTCTGCGGCAAGAAGATGGTCGTCCAGCGCGGCACGGTCTCCCACGACCTCGCCAAGACCGAGAGCGCGAAGTGCGGCAGCAAGGGCAAGATCGCCATCGAGGCGTTCGACAACGACCTGGAGGCCCAGACCCGGCTGCGCGCCGGCGGCGCCGACGCGGGCTCCTCCGACTTCCCGGTGGCCGCCTACGCGGTGAAGACCTCGGGCGGCGGCAAGGACTTCCAGCTCGTCGGCGAGCAGGTCGAGGCCGCCCCGTACGGCATCGCGATAGCCAAGGACAACCCCGAGCTCACCAAGGCGATCCAGGCCGCGCTGGCGGAGATCATCAAGAACGGCGAGTACCAGAAGATCATCACCAAGTGGGGCGTCGACGCCGGCGCGGTGACCGAGGCCAAGCTCAACGGCGGGTCCTGA
- a CDS encoding NADP-dependent malic enzyme, translating into MAAEIVNPLNHSTTGGPAGGPDTADEPFDAAFALHRGGKMAVQATVPIRDKDDLSLAYTPGVAKVCSAIAENPELVHDYTWKSQVVAVVTDGTAVLGLGDIGPEASLPVMEGKAILFKQFGGVDAVPLALATTDTDEIVETVVRLAPSFGGVNLEDISAPRCFEIERRLQERLDIPVFHDDQHGTAVVTLAALRNAAKLSGRTLGDLRGVISGAGAAGVAIAKFLLEAGIGDIAVADRKGIVSRDREDLTDVKRELAGLTNKAGLSGPLESALAGADLFIGVSGGTVPEPAVASMAPGAFVFAMANPNPEVHPDIAHKYAAVVATGRSDYPNQINNVLAFPGIFAGALQVRASRITEGMKIAAANALADVVGDELSADYVIPSPFDERVAPAVTAAVAAAARAEGVARR; encoded by the coding sequence ATGGCAGCGGAGATCGTCAACCCTCTCAATCACAGCACCACCGGCGGTCCGGCCGGAGGACCGGACACGGCCGACGAGCCCTTCGACGCGGCTTTCGCGCTCCACCGCGGCGGGAAGATGGCCGTGCAGGCCACCGTTCCGATCCGCGACAAGGACGACCTGTCCCTCGCGTACACGCCCGGCGTCGCCAAGGTGTGCAGCGCCATCGCGGAGAACCCGGAACTCGTCCACGACTACACCTGGAAGTCCCAGGTCGTGGCGGTCGTCACGGACGGCACCGCCGTGCTCGGTCTCGGTGACATCGGCCCCGAGGCGTCCCTCCCGGTGATGGAGGGCAAGGCCATCCTCTTCAAGCAGTTCGGCGGGGTGGACGCGGTGCCGCTCGCGCTCGCCACCACCGACACGGACGAGATCGTGGAGACCGTCGTCCGGCTCGCCCCCTCCTTCGGCGGGGTCAACCTGGAGGACATCTCGGCGCCCCGCTGCTTCGAGATCGAGCGCAGGCTCCAGGAGCGGCTGGACATCCCGGTCTTCCATGACGACCAGCACGGCACCGCGGTGGTGACACTGGCGGCCCTGCGCAACGCGGCGAAGCTCTCCGGCCGGACCCTGGGGGACCTGCGCGGGGTCATCTCGGGGGCGGGCGCTGCCGGTGTCGCCATCGCGAAGTTCCTGCTGGAGGCGGGGATCGGCGACATCGCCGTCGCCGACCGCAAGGGCATCGTCAGCCGGGACCGCGAGGACCTGACGGACGTCAAGCGGGAGTTGGCCGGCCTCACCAACAAGGCGGGGCTCTCCGGCCCCCTGGAGTCCGCACTGGCCGGCGCCGACCTCTTCATCGGTGTCTCCGGCGGTACGGTGCCCGAGCCGGCCGTCGCCTCGATGGCCCCGGGCGCGTTCGTCTTCGCCATGGCCAACCCGAACCCGGAGGTCCACCCCGACATCGCGCACAAGTACGCGGCGGTGGTGGCCACCGGTCGCTCGGACTACCCGAACCAGATCAACAACGTGCTCGCCTTCCCCGGCATCTTCGCGGGCGCGCTCCAGGTGCGTGCCTCCCGGATCACCGAGGGCATGAAGATCGCCGCGGCGAACGCGCTGGCCGACGTGGTCGGTGACGAGCTGTCCGCGGACTACGTCATCCCGTCGCCGTTCGACGAGCGGGTGGCCCCGGCGGTGACGGCCGCCGTCGCCGCCGCCGCGCGGGCCGAGGGCGTCGCCCGGCGCTGA
- a CDS encoding family 2 encapsulin nanocompartment cargo protein polyprenyl transferase: MTSTDAATEGHEAAALLERTRAVVDPHLRAAVESLPAGMRRVAMYHFGWADAEGNVDGRAAPAGKAIRPALVLAAARALGGDPERAVRAAVAVELVHNFTLLHDDVIDEDATRRHRPTAWAVFGVPDAVIAGDAMQALALRLLAEDDHPASATAAARLCACVIELCAGQQADCALEERGPREVTLDECLTMAMAKTGALLGCACALGALYAGAGDRSVAAMDGFGRESGLSFQLIDDLIGIWGDPARTGKPVGADLTAHKKSLPVVAALTSGTPAAADLAALYERPLTTRDEVRRAADAVERAGGRDWAQAAAADRMARAVHHLSRAVPDLAAAGDLLSLAEFVTRRSH, translated from the coding sequence ATGACGAGTACGGACGCCGCGACCGAGGGCCACGAGGCCGCAGCGCTCCTGGAGCGGACCCGGGCCGTCGTCGACCCGCACCTGCGCGCCGCGGTGGAGTCGTTGCCCGCCGGGATGCGCCGGGTGGCGATGTACCACTTCGGCTGGGCCGACGCGGAGGGCAACGTCGACGGTCGTGCCGCCCCCGCCGGGAAGGCCATCCGACCCGCCCTGGTGCTGGCGGCCGCCCGCGCGCTCGGCGGCGACCCGGAACGCGCGGTGCGCGCGGCCGTGGCCGTCGAACTCGTGCACAACTTCACCCTGCTCCACGACGACGTCATCGACGAGGACGCCACCCGTCGGCACCGGCCCACCGCCTGGGCGGTCTTCGGAGTGCCGGACGCCGTCATCGCCGGCGACGCCATGCAGGCGCTCGCCCTGCGCCTGCTCGCCGAGGACGACCACCCCGCCTCGGCCACCGCGGCGGCCCGGCTCTGCGCGTGCGTCATCGAACTCTGCGCCGGCCAGCAGGCCGACTGCGCCCTCGAGGAACGCGGCCCCCGCGAGGTCACGCTCGACGAGTGCCTCACCATGGCCATGGCCAAGACCGGCGCGCTGCTCGGCTGCGCCTGTGCCCTCGGCGCCCTCTACGCGGGTGCCGGTGACCGGTCGGTCGCCGCGATGGACGGCTTCGGCCGCGAGTCGGGCCTCTCCTTCCAGCTCATCGACGACCTGATCGGGATCTGGGGCGACCCCGCGCGGACCGGGAAACCGGTCGGCGCCGACCTCACCGCCCACAAGAAGTCGCTGCCGGTGGTGGCCGCGCTCACCTCGGGCACCCCGGCGGCGGCCGACCTCGCCGCGCTCTACGAACGGCCCCTCACCACCCGGGACGAGGTGCGCCGGGCCGCCGACGCCGTCGAGCGGGCCGGCGGACGCGACTGGGCCCAGGCCGCGGCGGCCGACCGGATGGCCCGGGCGGTCCACCACCTCTCCCGTGCCGTGCCCGATCTCGCGGCGGCGGGAGACCTGCTCTCCCTCGCCGAGTTCGTCACCCGCCGCAGCCACTGA
- a CDS encoding family 2B encapsulin nanocompartment shell protein, with product MSVGEEVRDTQGTPQQSLGTAAARNLATTTKSAPQMQEITSRWLLKMLPWVQVQGGTYRVNRRLSYSVGDGRVTFVQTGDRVAVIPAELGELPALREYGDEEALAELARRCEQRDVAAGEVIAASGDAADRVFLLAHGRVEKIGTGPYGDETVLGVLADGSYFGDHSLVEGDAQWEFTARAATACTLLTLSRADVFNLAERVDTLRDHLARLLAIPQQRTNKYGEAAIDLSAGHVGEAVVPHTFVDYDAAPREYELSVAQTVLKVHSRVADLYNQPMNQTEQQLRLTVEALRERQEHELINNREFGLLNNCDYGQRLQPHAGVPSPDDMDELLSRRRGSKLFLAHPRAIAAFGRECNRRGLVPESVDVGGQHVPAWRGVPIFPSNKIPITDARTTSIICMRTGEAEQGVIGLQQTGIPDEIEPSLSVRFMGIDEQAIISYLVTAYYSAAVLVPDALGILENVEVSRWH from the coding sequence ATGTCCGTTGGTGAAGAGGTTCGCGACACGCAGGGCACGCCGCAGCAGAGTCTCGGCACGGCCGCTGCGAGGAACCTCGCGACGACCACCAAGTCGGCGCCGCAGATGCAGGAGATCACCTCGCGGTGGCTGCTGAAGATGCTGCCGTGGGTGCAGGTCCAGGGCGGTACCTACCGGGTGAACCGTCGGCTCAGTTACTCGGTCGGGGACGGCCGGGTGACCTTCGTGCAGACCGGCGACCGGGTCGCGGTCATCCCCGCCGAACTCGGTGAACTGCCCGCACTGCGCGAGTACGGGGACGAGGAGGCGCTCGCCGAACTCGCCCGCCGCTGCGAACAGCGTGACGTGGCCGCCGGAGAGGTCATCGCCGCCTCGGGGGACGCTGCGGACCGGGTCTTCCTGCTGGCCCACGGCCGGGTGGAGAAGATCGGCACGGGACCCTACGGCGACGAGACGGTGCTCGGAGTCCTCGCGGACGGCTCGTACTTCGGTGACCACTCCCTGGTGGAGGGCGACGCGCAGTGGGAGTTCACCGCCCGGGCGGCCACCGCCTGCACGCTGCTGACGCTGAGCCGCGCCGACGTGTTCAACCTCGCCGAGCGGGTGGACACCCTCCGCGACCACCTCGCCCGGCTGCTCGCCATCCCGCAGCAGCGGACCAACAAGTACGGCGAGGCGGCGATCGACCTCTCCGCCGGCCACGTCGGCGAGGCCGTCGTCCCGCACACCTTCGTGGACTACGACGCGGCGCCCCGCGAGTACGAACTCAGCGTCGCGCAGACCGTCCTGAAGGTGCACAGCCGTGTCGCGGACCTGTACAACCAGCCGATGAACCAGACCGAGCAGCAGTTGCGGCTCACGGTCGAGGCGCTCCGCGAGCGCCAGGAGCACGAGCTCATCAACAACCGGGAGTTCGGCCTCCTCAACAACTGCGACTACGGCCAGCGGCTCCAGCCGCACGCCGGGGTGCCCAGCCCCGACGACATGGACGAACTCCTCTCCCGGCGGCGCGGATCGAAGCTGTTCCTCGCCCACCCCCGCGCCATCGCCGCCTTCGGCCGCGAGTGCAACCGGCGCGGACTGGTGCCGGAGAGCGTCGACGTCGGTGGACAGCACGTACCGGCCTGGCGCGGGGTACCGATCTTCCCGTCCAACAAGATCCCGATCACCGATGCCCGCACCACCTCGATCATCTGCATGAGGACCGGCGAGGCCGAGCAGGGCGTCATCGGCCTCCAGCAGACCGGCATCCCGGACGAGATCGAACCGAGCCTCTCCGTCCGCTTCATGGGCATCGACGAGCAGGCGATCATCTCCTACCTGGTCACGGCCTACTACTCGGCCGCCGTCCTCGTCCCGGACGCCCTCGGCATCCTGGAGAACGTGGAGGTCAGCCGCTGGCACTGA
- a CDS encoding Rrf2 family transcriptional regulator — protein sequence MRLTRFTDVALRVLMRLAVAGNGEAPTTREVAATMRVPYTHAAKVVARLQHLGLVEARRGRGGGLALTGAGRAASIGGVVRELEGTGDVVECEGDNPCPLLAACRLRGALRRAQEAFFAELDPLTVAELVAAPTGPLLIGLSATRPDAG from the coding sequence GTGCGGCTGACGAGATTCACCGACGTGGCGTTGCGCGTACTGATGCGCCTCGCCGTCGCGGGGAACGGCGAGGCACCGACCACCCGGGAGGTGGCGGCGACCATGCGGGTGCCGTACACCCACGCCGCCAAAGTGGTCGCCCGGCTCCAGCACCTCGGCCTGGTCGAGGCGCGCCGGGGACGCGGCGGCGGACTCGCCCTCACCGGGGCGGGCCGCGCGGCGTCGATCGGCGGAGTCGTCCGGGAGCTCGAGGGCACCGGAGACGTCGTGGAGTGCGAGGGCGACAACCCGTGCCCCCTGCTCGCCGCCTGCCGGCTGCGCGGCGCCCTGCGCCGGGCGCAGGAAGCCTTCTTCGCCGAGCTGGATCCGCTCACCGTCGCCGAACTCGTCGCCGCACCCACCGGGCCCCTGCTCATCGGCCTCAGCGCCACCCGCCCGGACGCCGGCTGA
- a CDS encoding globin domain-containing protein yields MLSEPSTATVRATLPAVGAAIGDIADLFYHKLFAAHPELLRDFFNRGNQAAATQQRALAGSVAAFATMLVEHPDTRPDVMLNRIAHKHASLGVTAAQYEVVHTHLFAAIAEVLGDAVTPEVAAAWDEVYWLMANALISLEDRLYAERGVAAGDVWREWEVVDRAEATADVATFRLRPADGSPAPAFRAGQYVSVQVELPDGAHQIRQYSLWGAPDSPLRSIAVKRVRGGAGPDGEVSAHLHAHVSPGDRLRVSLPYGDLTLGSLGGSVGGESQVPLLLASAGIGCTPMLSFLEHLVATAHAAPVTVVHGDRSPDDHALRVDHARLTGELKGGAAHFWYEHPEAGHPAERTGPVDLRGLTVAPGTHAYLCGPLPFMRAVRTQLLAKGVPAADIHYEVFGPDLWLAQD; encoded by the coding sequence ATGCTCTCCGAGCCGTCGACCGCCACCGTCCGCGCCACCCTCCCCGCCGTCGGGGCCGCCATCGGAGACATCGCCGACCTCTTCTACCACAAGCTCTTCGCCGCCCACCCCGAGCTGCTGCGCGACTTCTTCAACCGCGGCAACCAGGCCGCCGCCACCCAGCAGCGCGCCCTCGCGGGCTCGGTCGCCGCGTTCGCGACGATGCTGGTCGAGCACCCGGACACCCGCCCGGACGTGATGCTGAACCGGATCGCGCACAAGCACGCCTCCCTCGGCGTGACGGCCGCGCAGTACGAGGTGGTTCACACCCACCTCTTCGCCGCCATCGCGGAGGTGCTCGGCGACGCGGTCACCCCGGAGGTGGCCGCCGCCTGGGACGAGGTCTACTGGCTGATGGCCAACGCCCTCATCTCCCTCGAGGACCGGCTCTACGCGGAGCGGGGCGTCGCCGCCGGCGACGTCTGGCGGGAGTGGGAGGTCGTGGACCGTGCGGAGGCCACCGCCGACGTCGCCACCTTCCGGCTCCGCCCCGCGGACGGCTCCCCGGCCCCGGCGTTCCGCGCCGGCCAGTACGTCTCCGTCCAGGTAGAGCTCCCGGACGGCGCCCACCAGATACGCCAGTACAGCCTCTGGGGCGCTCCGGACTCCCCGCTGCGGTCGATCGCCGTCAAGCGGGTCCGCGGCGGCGCCGGGCCGGACGGCGAGGTCTCGGCGCACCTGCACGCCCACGTCAGCCCCGGTGACCGGCTGCGCGTCTCGCTGCCGTACGGCGACCTGACCCTCGGCTCGCTCGGCGGGTCCGTCGGAGGGGAGTCGCAAGTCCCGCTGCTGCTCGCCTCGGCCGGAATCGGCTGCACCCCGATGCTGTCTTTCCTGGAGCACCTCGTGGCCACCGCCCACGCCGCACCGGTGACCGTGGTGCACGGCGACCGCTCCCCCGACGACCACGCCCTCCGGGTCGACCACGCGCGGCTGACCGGCGAACTCAAGGGCGGCGCGGCCCACTTCTGGTACGAGCACCCGGAGGCCGGCCACCCCGCCGAGCGCACCGGACCGGTCGACCTGCGCGGCCTGACCGTCGCGCCCGGCACCCACGCCTACCTCTGCGGCCCGCTGCCCTTCATGCGCGCCGTCCGCACCCAGCTGCTGGCCAAGGGCGTCCCCGCGGCGGACATCCACTACGAGGTGTTCGGCCCGGACCTCTGGCTCGCCCAGGATTGA